In a genomic window of Styela clava chromosome 11, kaStyClav1.hap1.2, whole genome shotgun sequence:
- the LOC144429662 gene encoding protein transport protein Sec61 subunit gamma, with translation MDQIMVYVEPLKQFSKDSIRLVKRCTKPDRKEFQKIALATAIGFAIMGFIGFFVKLIHIPINNIIVGS, from the exons ATGGATCAG ATTATGGTATATGTTGAACCTCTGAAGCAATTCAGCAAAGATTCAATCAGATTGGTAAAAAGATGTACCAAACCAGATAGGAAAGAATTTCAAAAGATCGCCTTGGCAACTGCGATTGGATTTGCAATAATGGGTTTTATTGGATTTTTTGTCAAACTCATCCACATTCCAATCAACAACATTATTGTCGGAAGCTAG
- the LOC120347926 gene encoding uncharacterized protein LOC120347926 isoform X1, with protein MGSNCCKLKRGKTSGDKFNSNESLHGNKRKWKLRKQKYAMAGQNSTENNKTPLDKPMSKDSAKQDGFGSEKKNVRTKQLSLLTGAFAEANWVHESEFEKNIRRRRQMREALRTARTHMVLWASNVTYSTRAFVPDYISQLLRGLVVGMLRGNNVVIRGENYLQTSGEESTLAITSQNFASNKHKETSNWDSLLTISSVGHRSATIESAPSKKSKDCEEQTELEKLRAENAALRKTNEKLREKLWTTKDALAKFSELRIPAKGDDKRIKNVTKKFRVDKSNKHIPDSGSFEHKANKFFNQRRKSTSVRSCNNNVREGGIGEKSKRKYPAPVSDYRGVFQTKLFHAILEGELEKLPYEEIKFGYHNIRWPGIACSPASPIISYSD; from the exons ATGGGCTCGAATTGTTGTAAATTGAAAAGAGGAAAGACTTCGGGTGATAAATTTAATAGCAATGAATCACTTCATGGGAATAAGAGAAAGTGGAAACTGCGGAAACAAAAATATGCGATGGCGGGACAGAACAGCACGGAAAACAACAAAACACCTTTAGACAAGCCTATGTCCAAAGATTCCGCAAAGCAAGATGGATTTGGTAGCGAGAAGAAAAATGTCAGGACAAAACAACTCTCGCTTCT AACCGGAGCTTTCGCTGAAGCAAATTGGGTCCACGAATCGGAATTTGAAAAGAACATCAGAAGACGTAGACA GATGCGAGAAGCATTGCGAACGGCGAGAACACATATGGTTCTGTGGGCTTCAAACGTTACATACTCGACGAGAGCGTTTGTTCCCGATTATATTTCGCAACTCTTGCGAGGACTCGTTGTTGGCATGCTTCGTGGAAAT aaTGTGGTTATTAGAGGAGAAAATTATCTACAAACTTCTGGCGAGGAATCAACACTCGCCATAACTAGTCAGAACTTCGCTTCAAATAAACATAAG GAAACATCAAATTGGGATTCATTATTGACGATTAGTTCCGTAGGACATCGAAGTGCAACAATAGAATCTGCACCCAGCAAG aAATCTAAAGATTGTGAAGAACAGAC tgAACTGGAAAAGTTACGAGCGGAAAATGCCGCGTTAAGAAAAACGAATGAA AAACTCCGAGAAAAATTATGGACGACGAAGGATGCATTGGCGAAATTTTCCGAA CTGAGAATCCCAGCTAAAGGCGATGataaaagaatcaaaaatgTTACCAAGAAATTCCGAGTTGATAAATCAAACAAGCACATTCCTGACTCAGGAAGTTTTGAGCACAAGGCAAACAA GTTTTTCAATCAACGCCGGAAAAGCACTTCTGTTCGATCTTGTAAT aacaATGTAAGAGAGGGAGGCATTGGGGAGAAGAGCAAAAGAAAATATCCAGCTCCTGTGTCTGACTATCGAGGAGTATTTCAAACCAAATTA TTCCATGCCATTCTTGAGGGAGAACTCGAAAAACTACCGTATGAAGAAATTAAATTTG gaTATCACAACATTAGATGGCCCGGGATTGCCTGTTCTCCAGCTTCGCCTATTATTTCCTATTCTGATTAA
- the LOC120347926 gene encoding uncharacterized protein LOC120347926 isoform X2, which produces MREALRTARTHMVLWASNVTYSTRAFVPDYISQLLRGLVVGMLRGNNVVIRGENYLQTSGEESTLAITSQNFASNKHKETSNWDSLLTISSVGHRSATIESAPSKKSKDCEEQTELEKLRAENAALRKTNEKLREKLWTTKDALAKFSELRIPAKGDDKRIKNVTKKFRVDKSNKHIPDSGSFEHKANKFFNQRRKSTSVRSCNNNVREGGIGEKSKRKYPAPVSDYRGVFQTKLFHAILEGELEKLPYEEIKFGYHNIRWPGIACSPASPIISYSD; this is translated from the exons ATGCGAGAAGCATTGCGAACGGCGAGAACACATATGGTTCTGTGGGCTTCAAACGTTACATACTCGACGAGAGCGTTTGTTCCCGATTATATTTCGCAACTCTTGCGAGGACTCGTTGTTGGCATGCTTCGTGGAAAT aaTGTGGTTATTAGAGGAGAAAATTATCTACAAACTTCTGGCGAGGAATCAACACTCGCCATAACTAGTCAGAACTTCGCTTCAAATAAACATAAG GAAACATCAAATTGGGATTCATTATTGACGATTAGTTCCGTAGGACATCGAAGTGCAACAATAGAATCTGCACCCAGCAAG aAATCTAAAGATTGTGAAGAACAGAC tgAACTGGAAAAGTTACGAGCGGAAAATGCCGCGTTAAGAAAAACGAATGAA AAACTCCGAGAAAAATTATGGACGACGAAGGATGCATTGGCGAAATTTTCCGAA CTGAGAATCCCAGCTAAAGGCGATGataaaagaatcaaaaatgTTACCAAGAAATTCCGAGTTGATAAATCAAACAAGCACATTCCTGACTCAGGAAGTTTTGAGCACAAGGCAAACAA GTTTTTCAATCAACGCCGGAAAAGCACTTCTGTTCGATCTTGTAAT aacaATGTAAGAGAGGGAGGCATTGGGGAGAAGAGCAAAAGAAAATATCCAGCTCCTGTGTCTGACTATCGAGGAGTATTTCAAACCAAATTA TTCCATGCCATTCTTGAGGGAGAACTCGAAAAACTACCGTATGAAGAAATTAAATTTG gaTATCACAACATTAGATGGCCCGGGATTGCCTGTTCTCCAGCTTCGCCTATTATTTCCTATTCTGATTAA
- the LOC120347924 gene encoding uncharacterized protein LOC120347924 isoform X2, which translates to MREALRTARTHMVLWASNVTYSTRAFVPDYISQLLRGLVVGMFRGNNVVIRGENYLQTSGEESTLVITSQNFPSNKHKETSNWDSLLTISSVGHLSATIESAPSKKSKDCVEQTELEKLRAENAALRKTNEKLREKLWTTKDALAKFSELRIPAKGDDKRIKNVTRKFRVDKSNKRIPDSGSFEYKANKFFNQRRKSTSVRSCNNNVREGGIGEKGKRKYPAPVSDYRGVFQTKLFHAILEGELEKLPYEEIKFGYHNIRWPGIACSPASPIISYSD; encoded by the exons ATGCGAGAAGCATTGCGAACGGCGAGAACACATATGGTTCTGTGGGCTTCAAACGTTACATACTCGACGAGAGCGTTTGTTCCTGATTATATTTCGCAACTCTTGCGAGGACTCGTTGTTGGCATGTTTCGTGGAAAT aaTGTAGTGATTAGAGGAGAAAATTATCTACAAACTTCTGGCGAGGAATCAACACTCGTCATAACTAGTCAGAACTTCCCTTCAAATAAACATAAG GAAACATCAAATTGGGATTCATTGTTGACGATTAGTTCCGTAGGACATCTAAGTGCAACAATAGAATCTGCACCCAGCAAG aAATCTAAAGATTGTGTGGAACAGAC tgAACTGGAAAAGTTACGAGCGGAAAATGCCGCGTTAAGAAAAACGAATGAA AAACTCCGAGAAAAATTATGGACGACGAAGGATGCATTGGCGAAATTTTCCGAA CTGAGAATCCCAGCTAAAGGCGATGataaaagaatcaaaaatgTTACCAGGAAATTCCGAGTTGATAAATCAAACAAGCGCATTCCTGACTCAGGAAGTTTTGAGTACAAGGCAAACAA GTTTTTCAATCAACGCCGGAAAAGCACTTCTGTTCGATCTTGTAAT aacAATGTAAGAGAGGGAGGCATTGGCGAGAAGGGCAAAAGAAAATATCCAGCTCCTGTGTCTGACTATCGAGGAGTATTTCAAACCAAATTA TTCCATGCCATTCTTGAGGGAGAACTCGAAAAACTACCGTATGAAGAAATTAAATTTG gaTATCACAACATTAGATGGCCCGGGATTGCCTGTTCTCCAGCTTCGCCTATTATTTCTTATTCTGATTAA
- the LOC120347924 gene encoding uncharacterized protein LOC120347924 isoform X1 — MGSNCCKFKRGKTSGDKSNSNESLHGNKKKWKLRKQKNAMARQNSTENNKTPLDKPMSIDSAKQDGLGSEKKNVRTKQLSLLTGAFAEANWVHESEFEKNIRRRRQMREALRTARTHMVLWASNVTYSTRAFVPDYISQLLRGLVVGMFRGNNVVIRGENYLQTSGEESTLVITSQNFPSNKHKETSNWDSLLTISSVGHLSATIESAPSKKSKDCVEQTELEKLRAENAALRKTNEKLREKLWTTKDALAKFSELRIPAKGDDKRIKNVTRKFRVDKSNKRIPDSGSFEYKANKFFNQRRKSTSVRSCNNNVREGGIGEKGKRKYPAPVSDYRGVFQTKLFHAILEGELEKLPYEEIKFGYHNIRWPGIACSPASPIISYSD; from the exons ATGGGCTCCAATTGTTGTAAATTTAAAAGAGGGAAGACTTCGGGTGATAAATCCAATAGCAATGAATCACTTCATGGGAATAAGAAAAAGTGGAAACTGCGGAAACAAAAAAATGCGATGGCGAGACAGAACAGCACGGAAAACAACAAAACACCTTTAGACAAGCCTATGTCTATAGATTCCGCGAAGCAAGATGGATTGGGTAGCGAGAAGAAAAATGTCAGGACAAAACAACTCTCGCTTCT AACCGGAGCTTTCGCTGAAGCAAATTGGGTCCACGAATCGGAATTTGAAAAGAACATCAGAAGACGTAGACA GATGCGAGAAGCATTGCGAACGGCGAGAACACATATGGTTCTGTGGGCTTCAAACGTTACATACTCGACGAGAGCGTTTGTTCCTGATTATATTTCGCAACTCTTGCGAGGACTCGTTGTTGGCATGTTTCGTGGAAAT aaTGTAGTGATTAGAGGAGAAAATTATCTACAAACTTCTGGCGAGGAATCAACACTCGTCATAACTAGTCAGAACTTCCCTTCAAATAAACATAAG GAAACATCAAATTGGGATTCATTGTTGACGATTAGTTCCGTAGGACATCTAAGTGCAACAATAGAATCTGCACCCAGCAAG aAATCTAAAGATTGTGTGGAACAGAC tgAACTGGAAAAGTTACGAGCGGAAAATGCCGCGTTAAGAAAAACGAATGAA AAACTCCGAGAAAAATTATGGACGACGAAGGATGCATTGGCGAAATTTTCCGAA CTGAGAATCCCAGCTAAAGGCGATGataaaagaatcaaaaatgTTACCAGGAAATTCCGAGTTGATAAATCAAACAAGCGCATTCCTGACTCAGGAAGTTTTGAGTACAAGGCAAACAA GTTTTTCAATCAACGCCGGAAAAGCACTTCTGTTCGATCTTGTAAT aacAATGTAAGAGAGGGAGGCATTGGCGAGAAGGGCAAAAGAAAATATCCAGCTCCTGTGTCTGACTATCGAGGAGTATTTCAAACCAAATTA TTCCATGCCATTCTTGAGGGAGAACTCGAAAAACTACCGTATGAAGAAATTAAATTTG gaTATCACAACATTAGATGGCCCGGGATTGCCTGTTCTCCAGCTTCGCCTATTATTTCTTATTCTGATTAA
- the LOC120348185 gene encoding uncharacterized protein LOC120348185 codes for MLKNLKTENLKLREKLKLLRQETDRSLDETVIGALTSSPTSERLKFILEDQDTDIAGTMLSDKAKVVRGEASKRIGVLLQDWREFKETSENELRRRLRTEQNLKELIARKDREMEELSYEISSYRSLALEQKNTIEILLEEKEIGEKCKVKCAELERLLAKERRYNGEVSAELRSRDDILRQSAAEKEALLALNNELRSANIAQKKRLEMCERDVTETSRELEMLEDMVKALQDRKSFLEPHAPSPSSKILGLSNVSASMHRSSPNGSSTSKTISFRPQLNSTLKDVSDSSPARNRIIPISLQDGNSQLRPTDRPSTSSTGSSANGRSTDGSKNTDDSFTSKKSAMSALESLQKDHNKKCNFLAEHIKKLKEENKEKESRLRQLENQPPT; via the coding sequence TCTCCAACTTCTGAAAGATTGAAGTTCATTTTGGAGGACCAGGATACCGACATCGCGGGTACGATGCTTTCAGATAAAGCAAAAGTTGTCAGAGGAGAAGCTTCAAAGCGAATAGGAGTTCTATTACAGGACTGGCGTGAGTTTAAAGAAACATCTGAAAATGAACTTAGAAGACGACTCCGCACGGAACAAAATTTAAAGGAATTAATTGCACGAAAAGATAGAGAAATGGAAGAATTGTCTTACGAAATTTCGTCTTACCGATCATTGGCACTAGAACAGAAAAACACCATTGAAATTCTCCTAGAAGAAAAAGAAATTGGCGAGAAATGTAAAGTGAAATGTGCAGAGTTAGAAAGGTTGCTAGCGAAAGAGAGAAGATACAACGGCGAAGTCTCCGCGGAATTGAGGTCAAGGGATGATATTTTGCGACAAAGCGCTGCGGAAAAAGAAGCGCTCCTGGCACTGAACAACGAGTTAAGGTCAGCCAATATTGCTCAGAAAAAACGACTTGAAATGTGCGAAAGAGATGTCACAGAAACCAGTCGCGAGCTAGAAATGCTGGAGGATATGGTAAAAGCTTTGCAAGATAGGAAATCATTTTTAGAACCGCATGCACCTTCGCCATCTTCAAAAATATTAGGACTTTCGAATGTGTCAGCTTCGATGCACCGTTCTTCACCAAACGGATCTTCAACTTCCAAAACAATTTCTTTTCGCCCACAGTTGAATTCCACACTTAAAGACGTGTCTGATAGTTCACCTGCCAGAAACCGCATCATTCCCATTTCATTGCAAGACGGGAATTCGCAGCTGCGACCTACAGACAGACCCAGTACTTCGTCAACTGGAAGTAGTGCAAACGGCAGATCAACGGACGGATCAAAGAACACAGACGACTCTTTCACCTCAAAAAAATCAGCCATGTCTGCTCTGGAATCGCTTCAGAAAGATCACAACAAGAAGTGCAACTTTCTTGCTGAACATATAAAGAAACTGAAagaagaaaataaagaaaaggaGAGCCGACTGCGACAACTGGAAAATCAACCCCCgacataa